Below is a genomic region from Leifsonia sp. Root112D2.
ATCTGGTGTCGATGGCGCGCCCGTTCCTTGCGGATCCGGCGATTCTGGCGAAGTCGTTCGCGGGCATGGCCGAGTTTGTGAACACCTGCATCGGGTGCAACGAGGCGTGTATCGACCGCACCTTCGGCCTCGACCCGGTCTCGTGCACGGTCAACCCGCGCGTCGGCCGCGAACTCGAATTTCCGACGGCGCCGCTGGTTGAGCGCGGTGGAGCTTGGGGAATCGCGCAGCGATTCGCGACCCCAGCGCCGAGCGAGCGTGCGAGCGAGGAACCTCTCCGCATCGCCGTCATCGGCTCCGGCCCCGCCGGCATGGAGGCCGCCCGTGCCGCGGCTGCCGCCGGAGCCCGCGTCACGCTCTTCGAGGCGGGGCCCCGCATCGGTGGCCAGTTCCTGCTGGCCGGCATGGTGCCGGGCAAGGAGGACTTTCTGCAGACCGTGCGCTACTTCGAGAACGAGCTCGCCCGCCTCGGCGTCGAGATTCGCCTCGGCGCCCCGGTCGACGATGTCGACGCGCTCGCCGGCTTTGATCACGTGGTCGTCTCCACGGGTGTGCTCCCGCGTCCCGTCGCCCTCGCCGGGGTCGAGCTGCCGCACGTCATCGACTACGCGCAGGCGTTCGCCACCCCGCACTCCGTCGGCAGGCGGGTCGCCATTCTCGGAGCAGGCGGCATCGCTGTTGACCTGGCACATCTGCTCGTCGAGCCGTCCCCCCTCCCCGAGACAGCCCCGCTCCTTGAGGAGGTCGCGCAGCGACCGTCTCGAAAGGAAGGGTCCGAAAAGGCAATCCAGCGCCGCTTTCTCATCTCCCACGGCCTCGCCGCCGGAACCCTTCCGCCGCCGGCGCGCACCGTCACGATCATGCGCCGCTCCGGCTCCATCGGCGCCGGCATGGGAACGACGGTGCGCTGGGCCGCGGTGCGCGCGATCCGCACGGCGGGAGTGCGCACGCTCACGGGTGTGGCCTATCGGCACATTGACACCGACGGCGTGTGGATCGAGCACGAGGGCGGTCAGGAACTCATCGAGGCCGACACCGTCATTGTTGCCGCGGGCCAGGTGGCACATGCGCCGCTCGCCGACGCGCTCGAGGCGCGGGGCATCCGGTATTCGGTCATCGGTGGAGCGCTGAGTGCGACCGCCCTCAACGCCGTTGCCGCATTTGAGCAGGGCCTGCGCGTCGGAACATCGATAGCCCAGCGACCGAAAACAGGGGAGTATGAATGAAGCGAGAGGCGCACAATCATGGATGATCGCATCGTCATCAGCGGGCTTGGCGCGCTGACCCCGCTCGGCAATAGCTGGCGCGACACCTGGGCCTCTCTCACGGCGGGGCGCAGCGGCGTTGCACGCATCACTCAGTTCGATGCCGGCGATATGCCCACGCAGATCGCCGCTGAGGTGAAGGGCTTCGACCCGCACGGGTCGCTCACGGTCAAGCAGGTGAACCGCATGTCCCGTAGCTCCCAGCTCGCGGTCGTCGCCGCGCGCGAGGCGGTTGCAGACGCGGGTCTCGACCCCGATTTCTCCGAGCGAGAGGCTGGCGTGATAGTCAACAGCGCCGTCTCGGGTTTCACTGAGATTCAGGATGCGACGGAGGTGTTCCACTCCGGCGGCGAGCGGCACATGAGCCCGCGCTTCGTGTCGTCGTCGCTCACCAACATGCCGGCTTGCGAGATTGCGATGGAGCTGAACATCCATGGCCCGGTGAATGCCAGCGCCCTTGCCTGCGCAAGCGGCGCGTACGCCTTGCTGGAGGCGCGTCGGCTGCTGCTGTCGGGGGAGGCCGATGTGGTTCTGGCGGGTGGCGTGGATGCCGCGATCACCCCGGTCATGTTCGCCGGGCTCAGCGCCATGCGCGCCCTGTCGAAGCACAACGACGCACCCGCCGAGGCCAGCCGCCCCTTCGACGCGGATCGCGACGGTTTCGTCTTCGGCGAGGGCGCGGTCGTGCTCGTCATGGAGCGACTGGCGGATGCCCGCGCTCGCGGCGCG
It encodes:
- a CDS encoding oxidoreductase, which gives rise to MARADHSSHGGTSVEAVSRYPTLQTPISIGTLRLPHRVLMGSMHLNLETSDGGALAAFYAERARGGAGLIITGGAAVSRVGAGNAGYALINDPSHADRLRAVTDAVHAEGGLIALQLFHAGRYAFESAFGLTPVAPSAVYSAFSKAEPEALSEEGIRSTIDDFASGAARALELGFDGVEVMGSEGYLLNQFASPVTNLRDDDWGGDAERRRAFPVAVVRAVRAAVGDAPVLMRMSGADLVPGSSTQEEVDALAVALAAAGADAIDVGVGWHESRVPTVQSMVPHGVWADAAGRVKRALTVAGSVAPVIASNRINTAAQAERILASGVADLVSMARPFLADPAILAKSFAGMAEFVNTCIGCNEACIDRTFGLDPVSCTVNPRVGRELEFPTAPLVERGGAWGIAQRFATPAPSERASEEPLRIAVIGSGPAGMEAARAAAAAGARVTLFEAGPRIGGQFLLAGMVPGKEDFLQTVRYFENELARLGVEIRLGAPVDDVDALAGFDHVVVSTGVLPRPVALAGVELPHVIDYAQAFATPHSVGRRVAILGAGGIAVDLAHLLVEPSPLPETAPLLEEVAQRPSRKEGSEKAIQRRFLISHGLAAGTLPPPARTVTIMRRSGSIGAGMGTTVRWAAVRAIRTAGVRTLTGVAYRHIDTDGVWIEHEGGQELIEADTVIVAAGQVAHAPLADALEARGIRYSVIGGALSATALNAVAAFEQGLRVGTSIAQRPKTGEYE
- a CDS encoding beta-ketoacyl-[acyl-carrier-protein] synthase family protein — protein: MDDRIVISGLGALTPLGNSWRDTWASLTAGRSGVARITQFDAGDMPTQIAAEVKGFDPHGSLTVKQVNRMSRSSQLAVVAAREAVADAGLDPDFSEREAGVIVNSAVSGFTEIQDATEVFHSGGERHMSPRFVSSSLTNMPACEIAMELNIHGPVNASALACASGAYALLEARRLLLSGEADVVLAGGVDAAITPVMFAGLSAMRALSKHNDAPAEASRPFDADRDGFVFGEGAVVLVMERLADARARGAHVYAEVLGGALTSDAFNVVAPEPSGIYATRAITRALANARLDASDLDLVCAHGTSTKANDRTETSALHQALGASAADVAVTAPKSMTGHLIGAAGALAGMLCALSISEGVIPATINYTTPDPECDLDYVPNVAREQRVRHALTNAFGFGGQNCVVAFGEVG